The following nucleotide sequence is from Thioalkalivibrio sp. XN279.
TGACCAGCTTGAACCCCCCCAGGTCCGTACCCTGCGGCAGCATGGTCTTGCAGAACTCCTGGTAGTCGATGCGCGCGTGATCCACGCGCCGCGCCCGCCCGAGCGCCGCCGACTCGCGCGTCAGCGGCGGCTCATCCAGCAGGGCCTCGATCGCCTGCTCCTGCACGTCGCTGAGCTTCTCGCCCCCCGCGGCGAAAATCTTGATGCCGTTGTCGTCGTAGAGGTTGTGCGATGCGCTGATGACCAGCCCGAACTCGGCACCCAGTTCACGGCAAAGGTAAGCCACGCCCGGCGTGGGCAGCGGTCCGACCAGGAGCACGTCGACGCCCGCCGCGGTGAAGCCGGCCTCCAGCGCCGCCTCGAACATGTAGCCGGACAGCCGCGTGTCCTTGCCGATCAGGACGGTGCCCCCGTCGGGCGCCAGCACCCGGGCCGCCGCGCTGGCCAGCCGCAAGGCGAAGTCCACCGTCATGGGCGGTGTCCCCACCGTGCCCCGCACGCCGTCAGTGCCGAAATAGCGTCTGCTCATCCCTGTTCTCCGTCGTCCCCTGTCGCCAACACTGCAGCCGTCACCTCGAGCGCATCGCGCGTGGCTTCGACGTCGTGGCTGCGAATAATAGCCGCCCCCGCCTGTGCCGCGAGTGTCGCCAGCGCGAGCCCGCCGGCGAGCCGCTCCGTCACCGGGCGGCCCGTGAGCGCGCCGATCATGGATTTGCGCGACACGCCGACCAGCAGCGGCACGCCCAGCCCGGCGAAACGCGCCAGCCCCCGCATCAGCAGCAGGTTGTGCTCGAGCGTCTTGCCGAACCCGAAGCCCGGGTCCACCACGATGCGTGCCAGCTCGATGCCGGCCGCGGTGCAAGCCTCCACCCGACGGGCGAGGAAGTCGTAGACCTCCGTCACAACATCGTCGTAGCGCGGCGCCTGCTGCATGGTGCGGGGCTCCCCCTGCATGTGCATCAGGCAGACGGCGCAGCCGCTTTCCGCCGCGGCCTGCAGCGCCCCGGGAGCCCGCAGGGCCATGACGTCGTTGATCATCTCGGCCCCGGCCGCCGCCGCTGCGCGCATCACCTCGGGCTTCGTGGTATCGACAGACACCGGGGGCGCCCCGGCCGCAACCAGCGCCTCGAGCACCGGCAGCACGCGCCCGAGCTCCGCCGCAGCCTGGACCGGCTCTGCGCCCGGCCGCGTCGATTCGCCGCCGATAT
It contains:
- the folP gene encoding dihydropteroate synthase, which gives rise to MTGRALQLRTRGIDLSRPVVMGILNVTPDSFSDGGRFDDTQRAVAHALAMAAAGAALLDIGGESTRPGAEPVQAAAELGRVLPVLEALVAAGAPPVSVDTTKPEVMRAAAAAGAEMINDVMALRAPGALQAAAESGCAVCLMHMQGEPRTMQQAPRYDDVVTEVYDFLARRVEACTAAGIELARIVVDPGFGFGKTLEHNLLLMRGLARFAGLGVPLLVGVSRKSMIGALTGRPVTERLAGGLALATLAAQAGAAIIRSHDVEATRDALEVTAAVLATGDDGEQG